The genomic DNA AAAAACGACGTGGAGAAATAATGACAGCAAGGAGCTTTGCATATGAATAAAAATGAAAAAAGACTGCTCACAGCTGTAGAAGAAAGAATACAGTCCCTTCAACAGAAGGCAGAAGCTGATCCATACCGATTGAACTATCATCTCCTGCCGCCCATCGGACTTCTGAATGACCCGAATGGATTGTCTTTCTTCAAGGGGCGCTATCACTTCTTCTATCAGTGGAATCCCCTTGAAGAAAGTCACGGAGCGAAATTCTGGGGCCATTATTCCTCAGAGGATCTTGCCACATGGCGACATGAACCGATTGCCCTCGTGCCGAGTGAATGGTACGAGAGGAATGGCTGCTACTCTGGGTCAGCAGTCGTTTCGGATGATCATCTGTTCCTATTCTATACAGGAAACGTGAAGAACGATGCCAGTGAAAGGGAAACGTATCAATGCCTTGCCGTCTCGGAAGACGGGGTGCATTTTGAGAAAAAGGGCCCGATCATCACCTTGCCTGAAGGATTCACCGCCCATTTCAGGGATCCGAAGGTATGGAAAAGGGGAGCCACCTGGCATATGGTGATCGGAGCACAAACGTCTGAAGGTGCCGGTGCCGTCGTCTTGTATACGTCAGATGACCTTTATCGTTGGAATTATAAAGGGATTATCGCAGGTGCTGGACGTGACGCACTGGGAGGCTATATGTGGGAATGCCCTGATCTATTGGAGTTTGATGAAGGCGACGTCTTATTGATATCACCACAAGGGATCGAACCCGAGGAAGATCGGTATCAGAATCTCTTTCAATCAGGCTATATGACGGGTGCCCTCGATGTTGATTCATCCCGATTTTCACATGGGGATTTTTCAGAGCTTGATAAGGGCTTTGACTTCTATGCTCCACAGACGATGACTGACGAAGCGGGGAGGCGTATCCTCGTGGCATGGATGGGAATGACAGACTCTCAGGAGCCCTATCATCCCACACTGAATTATCACTGGATCCACGCGTTGACCATTCCGAGGGAACTGGGATTGAAGGACGGGGTTTTACTCCAACGACCGGTCAAGGAATTGAAAAAGCTAAGGACGGGTGCGTTCAGCGTGCGCTCAAAAGAACTCCTTGCCGGTGAAAAGTGGGACTTTGAAGGGATGGGAGTGGAGAGCAAGGAACTCATCATCGAGGTTCTGAAGGTGGGCTCTTTCTCTATCCACCTCAGGAATGAAGCTGAAATTCACTACGATTGTCAGAAGGGCAGGGTTACATTAACCCGGCGACGCCTTGATGACGGATCTACGGAGAGAAGGAGGGTGGATGTGAGCCGAGTCCAAAAGCTTCATCTCTTCCTGGACCACTCTTCACTGGAGCTTTTCTTGAATGATGGGGAGCACGTATTGACCGCCCGCTATTTTCCCCGGGTATCGGACGACTCCATCATTTTTCATTCGAAAGAAAACGTCAGGTTTTCGGTGGAGGCGTATACCTTAAGATCGAATCTGAACGTCCATTCCTGATAAAGGGTGGACGTTTTTGAGTGGAGAAAGGTTTGGCAAGGGGAAATGTGGGGTAAATGATATTTCCGGAAAAAGAAAGACCGTACCGGTGGATCGGTACGGTCTGCACTGCTTTTTTATAAGAAAAGATCGATTACATAATAAATCAGGGCTGCCAGCGTAGCAGAAATCGGAAGGGTAATGACCCAGGTGATGAGCATACGTTGTGCCGTACCCCATTTGACTCCTCTCAATCGGTGGGCAGAACCAACACCAAGGATTGAGGAAGAAATGACGTGTGTCGTACTGACAGGAAGGTGGATCGCTGTAGCACCGAAGATGACGGCCGCACCTGTAAGGTCAGCTGCCACTCCATTGACCGGGCGGATTTTCATGATACCGGCGCCGACCGTTTTGATGATCTTCCATCCACCGATGGAGGTTCCGAGTCCCATGGCTGTCGCACAGGCAAGCTGTACCCATGTCTGGATATCGTCGGAGGTTTGATAATTATTGACGATCAGGGCCATGGTGATGATCCCCATCGCTTTCTGCGCATCATTGGTACCGTGTGTAAACGATTGGAGGGCAGCCGTAGCAATCTGGATGCTTCGGAAGTTCCGGTTCGTTTTGGCAAGGTTACGGTTTTTAAATACAACCTTGAAGATGCTGTAAATGATGAAACCGACCACGAATGCAAGGATTGGCGATAGAATCAGCGCTTCGACGATCTTGATGAAGCCTGTATAATTCAGTGATGATAATCCAGCTGCAGCAATCGCAGCACCTGCAATGGAACCAATCAGGGCATGTGAGGAGCTACTTGGAATCCCAAAATACCATGTCACAAGATTCCAGATGATGGCGGCAATCAATGCAGCCAGGATGACGATCGTCCCATTTTCAAGGGCAAATGGGTCAACGATGTCCTTCGTGATCGTTTTGGCCACACCTGTGAAGGTCATGGCGCCGATAAAGTTCATGCTAGCCGCCATGATGATGGCGTGTCTTGGCTTCAATGCCTTGGTCGATACGGAAGTAGCAATCGCATTCGCAGTATCATGGAATCCATTGATGAAGTCGAATGCAAGAGCAAAGAAAACGATCAAGACGGTCAGAATTAATACTGTATCCATATTGAACTAAGCTCCTTACGCATTTTTCATGATAATGGTTTCGAATGTGTTTGCTACGTTCTGACAATAGTCCGCTACAAGTTCAAGCTCTTCGTAAATTTCTTTGTATTGAATGATGCGGATCGGATCTTTCTCTGTATTGAACAGATGCTTGATCGACTGACGCAGAATTCCGTCACATTTAGATTCAAGGTCTTTGATCTTGATTGCAGATTCACGCACCTTGATCCATTTTTTTGTTGAAAGAAGCTCGACGGCTTGTTCGATTTCATTCGAACATTGACGGATGGCTTCCACGAATTGAAGCATGAACTCATCTGCCTTTGTGATCGAGTACATTTCAAACATGGCCGCAGTGTGCTCCAGACCGTCCAGTACATCATCCATGCTCATGGACAGGGCAAGGATATCTTCACGCTCGATTGGTGTGATGAACACCTTGTTCAGGTCGAGGATGACTTCATGCACATAGTTATCGCCTTTTGTTTCATAATCCTTCATGGTTGTAGAGAATTCTTTCAGGTCACTGACATTATTCAATTTATAATCAGCGAAATAATGAGCACTCTCTTTCAGATTTTCTGCGATGTTGCTCAAAATCGTACCGAATTTATCCTTCTTTTTGAAAACCATATATTTTCAAACCTCCAACATTTCGAATATGGAATTAATAAACCTTCATAATGATATCGCAAATTGTCGAAAATATGTAGAATTTTGATCGAAAATTTACATTAACTTAACATAAGAACGGTTTCTTTTTTAATAGTATCTTCGAACACAGGTATTTCATCCTGCTTCGACAACGAAAAAAAGGCCGATTTTCCTAGGACCGGCCCCGTCACCCTCATTTCTTTTCTTCTGTTTTCTCATCCTCCAGGATCCCCTGGGTCGCCTTTTTGAACTCCCTCAACGTAACCCCGACTGCTTTCCCCAGCTCAGGCAGCTTGCTTGGACCAAAAAACAATAAAGCCACAAATACAATCAATGCAATTTCTCCAAATCCAAGATTCATCCTCAGACCTCTTTCCTTTGTAAATGAGTGGCATTTCTCCTTATATCGTACTTCTTTTCTAGTGGAAATCAAGAGGAGATTCCGGTTTTTTCGGTGAATTATACAGGTAATTGGAATAATATTCTGAATATGGGGTATGAGGATATTAGTTCCAAAATAAAAACTAGCAAAAAAGTTGCATAGAGAATACAAAAAACAATCCTAATTTCCTATATAAGACAAAAATGGTTTTTGTAATAATGAGGAAGGAAAATAGTAGGAACAGGAATATGTACATAAAATCCCAAGGGAGGAGTGTCAACATGGAGATCAAAGTAGAATATTCAAGCGTAGAGTCGCAGATATCGAATGTAAAGGGATCACTTCAAGGCCTTAAGGCGAAAAGCGAGGGGTCCATTGAAGGGAACGTCCTCGATACAGCCGATAAGCTGAATGAACTGGCCTCAAAGCTGGATACCATCCTCGCTTCCTATAAAGGTGTGTTGGAAAAAAATCTTGAAAGTACGAGGCAAGCCGTGGAATCCATGCGGGAAGCCGATGCCACCATCGCCGGCGGGATGCAACGCAAATAATATATGAATGTGAGAGATGAGAGATGAAAACATTAAAAGTCCAGTCACTTCAGGAAGGGATTTCCCGAAGCAAGTCCATGCTTGATACCCTTGATGGAGAAATCCAATCTCTTAAACAATCGATTACCGCCTTTTCTGGAATGGAGGAAGCACTGAAAGGAAAGGGTGGGAGTGCCATCCGCTCTTTTTATGACGAATGCCACGTACCCCTTCTTGATTTTATTGTGAAGTTCAGCAGTGAATACAAGTCCACCCTCGAAAAGATCAAAAGTGAACTAAGCACCCTCGAACCAAGCTCAGACGGCTATATTCACCAACCCTTTCTCGATCAGGAACTCGAACAGAGCTTAGACCGCATCAAGCAGCATACAGAAAGCCTCGTTGCAGACGCCAACAGTACGATCAGCTCCATTTCTGATATCGTCTCCATCTCCAGCATCCAGGATTCTTCCTTCATTCAAGGCGTCCAAAGCGCCAAAACGGAATTGACTGAAACAGTCGACAAGCTGACTGAGTTCGACTCCAGCCAGTCGAAGGCACTCTCCACTGCTGAAGAAGACCTCGTCATGATGGAGAACTGGATCTCTGATATTGAGGGATTGATGCAAGATGGGAAAGTGAACGTGAATTTCCCGACCACCGTTTGGAAGGAGTATGCAGAGCTCAACCCATTAACGAATAAATTGAATGGAACGACACCTAATATAGAAGAACTCGAAATCAAAGACGATAAGGATAAAACCGGTGATGTAAACGGAGGCGCGAGTTCCTTCCTGCTTACAGCGAAGAAGAACCTGGATCAATTCGATCAGCTGAAGTCCCGGGGAACCCTGTCGTTCACAAGTTTGAGGACCTTCTATGCGGCAAGAAAAAATGGTCTCAAGACGTATAAAGTATGGGATCCTAAGAAAGGTCAATACGGCTACCGCATCACCGCTACGCCTCAGGCCCTTCGGAAGCTTGGCGTAGAGCCGGACTCCCGCGCGTTTAAGGAATTGATGCACGGGGTGCCGAAAGGTGGCAAAAAGCTTTCTCCAAAGCATCAGGAGATCGCTAAAAACAATACGGTCACCCTTAAATACGCGACACAAAAGAAAGGCCAGACAGGCTGGTCACCGGTAGGCGAGAAAGTCCTGGAGAAGAATCCGCATCTTAAGAATTGGAACAATAATGAGCTGTCTGCCAAAGACAAATTCAAGACCATCGGTAAAGCTACGGCAAAAGGTGTCAAAGACTCATATAAGGATATCGTCGACATCAAAGGCATTGCGAAACCCCTTCAAGAGAGCGGTCCTGTCAAAGGTGTATTAAAAAGCAGCTTGAAAGGCCTTGCGCCGATCTCTGCGGGACTGTCATTCTATGAAAACCACACAAATGCAAAAGCAGAAGGATTAACCGGTGCAGAAGCAACGAAGCGCGCAACAGTGGATACGGCCATTGACGTCGGGGTTTCAAGTGGTGTACAGACAGCCTTCACTGCAGCCGGTACGGCCCTTATCCCGATTCCAGGTGTCGGTACCCTTGTCGGGATGGGCGCAGGAATCGCCGTGAATACCCTCTTGAACCATAAGTTCGGGAAAGATACGGACGGCAAAGGGAAATCCGCTATGGACGTAGTGAAAGGCTGGTTCAGATAGCCGACATGTCGTTCAGAACAAAAGGGGCGTACCGCTTATGTTAAGAGACTTACCTGAAAGTCATTTTTATGTGTTGAAAGGGCCATTCGAGAGCGGGCGGCAAAGCCCTGCTTCCCTCACACCCAGCCTGATCGTTTCGGTGTTCATCAGTTGGCTCCTTTACTTTTTAACCTACACCCTGATGGGAGATTCCTCTGCTTTCCCGGCAATCGAACTGGTGAAGGGTGCGCACTTCTACATCACCATCCTGCTTTCCATCCTGTGCCTGATGGCAAGCATTCCTTCATTCTACAAAAAGTATCAGAAGGCACAATACGCCATTAGCATCTTCGCTATCCAATTTCTCTTCGGTATCTGTATGTATCTGATATCCATGATGTTTATCGGAACACAACAAGGCGTGACCGAGGGGAATATGACGACGCTGCTTCTGCTGACTCTCGGGGTCGGGGTCCTCCTGATCGCCGTTACCGTCCTCCGCTTCTTCCGGCTGTTGAAAAACGGAGAATACATGTACGGATCGGCTAAGTGGAAAAGCCGGATGAATCTGGAGTTGAAATCAAATGTACCTCTCGCCATCGTCATCGGCGTGAGCATCGTACTGATCCTTCAATATATCATACGGAATTTCAATGCTGATTCCCTCGAATTCTATATCATCGCGCTCATGCCACTTGCGCTGTTTTATATGATGCTCTTCATTCTGCCGGAACAATTGGTTCTTCTTTATTGTAAGAGGAGATTCAACAGCTTTAACTTTGAAGCTGATGGCAAGACCCTGAAGCGTGATACGTCAAAGGGTGAAGCCCAATTTATACCCAATGCACCAACAAATATATTGGAAAAGAAAGTTTCTCCACACGAAAAGAAGAACAGCTGGTTTCAATGAAAATAAAAACCAAATGATGAAAGGGAGTAGGTCATGGCTATCGAAAAGAAATCCTTACAATTTGATCATGTATTAGTGTATAAGATGGAAGGCAAAATGGAGGACTGGCAGGAAGGCTTTGCTGTCATGGAGGAAGCAGAACTGGAACAGGTAGTATACAGGAACGGCCCCGTCATCTTTACATATGAAGCAAAGGGAGATAGCGGGACCTTTACGTATTATATGCCGGTGAATGACGAAGTTGAGCTTGCAGAAGACTCAGACATTCAATATGACCGCAGGCTGGACCTGAAAGATGCCCTCGTCTTAAGGCAGGCACAGGAAATTCAGGATTTCTCAACTGCCTTTGAACAAGTGAAAACGTATGGCGAAGTGAACGGAATCCCCCTCACAGATCAATTCTACTGTGTCCTCCTAGAGGTATACGGTGATATCATCATCGATCTCTATGTGCCGAGGAGTGTGCCTCATGCTATTCACTGATCACACTCTGACTTATAAGAATGTAGCCTCTAAGCTTTACCGATTCGCACCCGAAGAATTGGAAATGGCCTTTGAAGACTTTGCTGGCATCCTCGAAAACAATGGATACAACCCAACGGGCGATCTGTTCTTCTGCATCATGAGCAATCCTCTAGAAGACGAAATCATGACAGCCGAAATCTTCCTACCGATCGAAGAAGATCGCATAGATTTACCTGAGAGTGAAAACGTTCACTTCAGAAGCTACTTCTACTTGAAGGATATGGTCATGTCCCGCGTGATGGAGAACTTTGATGAATTCTCCCAATACAAGTTCTGGGAAATCGTAGAGTACATTGAACGAAGTGGCCAAACCCAATCGACACCGATGTTCGTTGTCTACAAGCAGTCACCTTCAGGTAAAACCTATGTGGAGATGAGTGCTGGGGCTGAATGAAAGAATAACCCCTGACAGGTTGTCAGGGGTTATTCTTTCATTCAACATTTGTTGTAGAAGAGAACTGAAGTTAAAAAAGTAAATCAGCTTCAGTAAAAATGGTCCAGATAGACTAGGGGTGGCTTAATGTTAAGAAAATTAAGAGACAAAGACTTCGAAGCTATTAGAAATTCTGCATTAAGCAGGCAAACACCTTCTAATTTAGCAGGTGCTTTCATCATTTGTATACCATTACTTTGGTTAATGTATTTTTTAGTTTTTTATGTAGCAGGTGATGCGACGGGATATGTCACGAATTACCCTTTATTTTCAGAAATGATGTTAATTTGTTTTTGGTTTACCGTAGTATTAACAGGATTGATGATCGTGTTTACATTTCAGTACTTCTACATGAAATTTCAGAAGATCCAGTACATACTGGCAATTGTATTGTCTCATGCATTATTTAGCGTAAGTTTTTACTTAGCAGCACTATTCATTATAGGGAAGTCTGATAGAGTATCAGAGGATGTATTAACGAAGATAACCCTCATAAGCCTTAGTTCAATGGTGCTCGTTGTTATTGTGGCTATAATAAGGTTCATTATATTACTAAATAAAGGTGCATATCGAAAAGGTACTGCTAAGGATATTCAAAGGGCTAAGTTTGAAGGGTATTCTTATGTGCCAGCTGTTGTTACAGCTTCAACAAGCTTAGTTATCAGCCTGCAAATGATTATAAGTAGCTATGGTTTTCAGGGATTTAGAGAAATTATAGTTATAGTAATTGGATTTTTAGTGGCACATGTTATGAGTTTTGTTCTACCTGAACAACTAGTGATTCTCTATTGTAAATATTGTTTTAAGAGTTTTAATTTTGATAATAGAGGGAAATTACATTTAATGGAATGAAACCACTGTGGTTCATGGACTATGGTGAGGGCATTGATTAGGAGAAATATTTGTAATGATTAGGAGAAATATTTGTAAGCACTGGTTTTGAAAAATGGGATCTCAGACTGGAGCTGTAACGTTAATGACTAAATTACCTGTTGAGTACTATGCTGTATTAAGGAAACCCCTTGAATCAGGTAGACAAAGCCCGAAGAAGCTTGCCGAGGCTTTCCTACTAAGTGTTCCTATTGTTTGGTTATTGTACCTTGTAACTTTTTCAGTAGCAGCGGATTCTACAAACTATCCTAACGTGGAAAAAATTCGTACCACGCAGTTTATTATGACTGTAGTTGTTTCTATACTTGGGATTATATTTTCATTTCCAAGCATTTATAGAAAAACTGGCTGGTTACAGTATGCATATAGCGTCCTATTAGCACAATTCACATTTACTGTGTACCCATTTATCAGTGCATTTTTCATTATGGGCCAACAGGAAAATGCAAGCCGTGAAATCCTTATAAAACTGACTTATTATGCAATAATTTTAGGTATTTTAGTACTCCTGGTTACTAGTATAAGATTTTCCATCCTATTAAGAAAAGGGGCCTACAAAAAAGGGAGTAGCAGAGATGAAACGAGAAGCAAGTTTGAAAACAAATCCTACATACCAATTGCAATAGTGGCTTCTACAGGGTTTGTACTTATTATGCAATATGCTATTCGGAAAATTCAATTCGTCTCTTTAGAAGACGCTATACTTACTTATTTACCGCTTCTTATTTGTTACGTATCCGTTTTTGTTCTTCCTGAACAAATAGTTATAACCTATTGTAAGATCCGATTTAAGGCATTTAATTATAATTCAAGAGGGTACTTACACGATATAGAGAAAATAGAACTAAAAAGGAAAAATGTTTAGTCTCTACAATGGAATGATGAATGGTGGAACCAACTCCAACTCTTTTAAAATCATACTCCTTACCATTCGCGCTAGGTAACCATGTACAGAACGCGGGACATAATTAAGATACATTAGTTGAAATATAATTGTTGAGAAGTACTTCAGAAATGGTCGGAAAACTTGGGGTGAAAATGTGGCTGGGAAATTAACATACAATGACTTTGTCGTATTGAGAAAACCTTTTGAATCCAAGAGACAAAGTCCAAGTAATTTAGCGGCTATACTTTTATTGGGAATACCGTTTCTTTGGTTATTTTATTATTTGACCTTTTCTATTGCTGCGGAAATGACAGTATTTCCAAACGTTGAACAAATGAAGAAAATTCAATTCAGTTTTACATTATTCATTTCTATTTTGTGTTTACTGTTTTCTGTACCGACAATCTATAAAAAACTTGAGTGGGTTCAATATGTAATTAATACACTGTTTTCACAACTGCTTTTTTGTGTCTACCCATTTCTTATCGCCCTATATATTTTAGGGGAACAAGACAGTGCGAGCCTGGAGTCACTTATGAACTTTACCTATATGGCACTTGCAATTGGTATCGTCATTTTTTTGGTGACTTGTGTTCGATTTTATCTATTGTTAAGAAAAGGTGCTTATAGAGAAGGAGGCAGCAAAGATCGAGTAAGAAATAGATTTGAGAAGTCCGATTACATGCCAGTTGTAATTGTAGCTTCAACGGGACTCGTTCTGCTCATACTATATGCTATAAGAACAATACCCTCCGATTCTATTGAGGACTTACACCTGATCTATTTCCCACTGATCATTTCATATATGATGATTTTTGTGTTGCCGGAACAGCTCGTATTGATTTATTGTAAGCTGCGGTTTAAAACATTTAATTTTAACTCCCGCGGATACTTATATGATCCAGAAGGTGAAGGTCATCACTGATTATTCGACAAAGACCATAGAATGCAGCGTAATGGCACCAGAAAGTTTTATTAAATGACTGACTATGTTAAGGCTGGACTTCTATTCTATATGTCCAATAGTTGAGGGGGGATCTAATGAAGTGGTTTCATGAAAAGGATGTAGAAGTGCTGAGAGAGTCACTGGCTAGCAGACAATCTCCAGGAGGTTTGTCTTCAGCTCTTCTTTTTAGTGTTCCCCTGATATGGTTGCTGTATTATCTCGTATTTCATTTAGCAGGGGAAGCCGCAATATATCCTCACATAGAAAAAATAAAAGAGGGATCATCGTGGTTTCTCATTTGTTTGACTGCAGCCATCATTATGTTCTCGTTTAAGAAAATCTATAGTAAGTTTCAGAAAACCCAATATGTACTTTCAATCGTTTTCTCACAATCCCTATTTGGGATTCTACCTTATATGGCCGCAATATTTTTAGTAGGGGATCAACATACTATTACTCAGGGGTCGTTATTCAGCTTTGTATATAGTACGTTGATTGTTGGGCTTCTAATCTTTGTCATTTCACTCATAAGACTCATCATTTCAATCATCAGTGGTTCATATAGAGCCGGTTCAAAAAAACATCAGACAAGGTCCAAAATGGAAAACCGTTCATATATAGGGATTGCCATTGTGAGTGGACTTTCTATTTATTATACCCTGCACTATTTGATTAGGAGTTTCGGTGGGATTGGGTTCCCTTTAGTAGACGGCTTTATGATTCTGTTAGGACTACTTCTCTATTATGCCATGCTGTTTATCCTACCTGAACAATTAGCTATCCTTTACTGCAAAGCTGCATACAAAAGTTTTAATTTCAGTCCTATATCCGGGCGACTATATTCCATTGAGGATGTTTAATCTGGTCATTTATGAAAAAATGGAAAATATATGAATATATTACGAAGAGGCTTTTGAAAGAATCAATATGAATAGTTAGCTATTCCACCACTCTTCAGAATTAAAGAGTGGTTTTTCATTTCCCCCTTTACCTTCACGCAACGTCAACGTGTACAGTAGAACTAGGAGGTGCCGCATGGAATATACAATAAAGAAGCTGAGTGACCTCGCGGGAGTCAGTACGCGGACACTGAGGTACTACGATGAAATCGGATTGCTCTCACCGTCCAGAATCAATTCATCCGGCTACCGGATCTATGGACGTGTGGAGGTCGACCGCCTTCAGCAGATATTGTTTTATCGGGA from Rossellomorea marisflavi includes the following:
- a CDS encoding YwqI/YxiC family protein encodes the protein MEIKVEYSSVESQISNVKGSLQGLKAKSEGSIEGNVLDTADKLNELASKLDTILASYKGVLEKNLESTRQAVESMREADATIAGGMQRK
- a CDS encoding ABC transporter ATPase, encoding MAGKLTYNDFVVLRKPFESKRQSPSNLAAILLLGIPFLWLFYYLTFSIAAEMTVFPNVEQMKKIQFSFTLFISILCLLFSVPTIYKKLEWVQYVINTLFSQLLFCVYPFLIALYILGEQDSASLESLMNFTYMALAIGIVIFLVTCVRFYLLLRKGAYREGGSKDRVRNRFEKSDYMPVVIVASTGLVLLILYAIRTIPSDSIEDLHLIYFPLIISYMMIFVLPEQLVLIYCKLRFKTFNFNSRGYLYDPEGEGHH
- a CDS encoding inorganic phosphate transporter, producing MDTVLILTVLIVFFALAFDFINGFHDTANAIATSVSTKALKPRHAIIMAASMNFIGAMTFTGVAKTITKDIVDPFALENGTIVILAALIAAIIWNLVTWYFGIPSSSSHALIGSIAGAAIAAAGLSSLNYTGFIKIVEALILSPILAFVVGFIIYSIFKVVFKNRNLAKTNRNFRSIQIATAALQSFTHGTNDAQKAMGIITMALIVNNYQTSDDIQTWVQLACATAMGLGTSIGGWKIIKTVGAGIMKIRPVNGVAADLTGAAVIFGATAIHLPVSTTHVISSSILGVGSAHRLRGVKWGTAQRMLITWVITLPISATLAALIYYVIDLFL
- a CDS encoding DUF5085 family protein, with protein sequence MLFTDHTLTYKNVASKLYRFAPEELEMAFEDFAGILENNGYNPTGDLFFCIMSNPLEDEIMTAEIFLPIEEDRIDLPESENVHFRSYFYLKDMVMSRVMENFDEFSQYKFWEIVEYIERSGQTQSTPMFVVYKQSPSGKTYVEMSAGAE
- a CDS encoding twin-arginine translocase TatA/TatE family subunit; this translates as MNLGFGEIALIVFVALLFFGPSKLPELGKAVGVTLREFKKATQGILEDEKTEEKK
- a CDS encoding DUF47 domain-containing protein, whose translation is MVFKKKDKFGTILSNIAENLKESAHYFADYKLNNVSDLKEFSTTMKDYETKGDNYVHEVILDLNKVFITPIEREDILALSMSMDDVLDGLEHTAAMFEMYSITKADEFMLQFVEAIRQCSNEIEQAVELLSTKKWIKVRESAIKIKDLESKCDGILRQSIKHLFNTEKDPIRIIQYKEIYEELELVADYCQNVANTFETIIMKNA
- a CDS encoding sucrose-6-phosphate hydrolase; translation: MNKNEKRLLTAVEERIQSLQQKAEADPYRLNYHLLPPIGLLNDPNGLSFFKGRYHFFYQWNPLEESHGAKFWGHYSSEDLATWRHEPIALVPSEWYERNGCYSGSAVVSDDHLFLFYTGNVKNDASERETYQCLAVSEDGVHFEKKGPIITLPEGFTAHFRDPKVWKRGATWHMVIGAQTSEGAGAVVLYTSDDLYRWNYKGIIAGAGRDALGGYMWECPDLLEFDEGDVLLISPQGIEPEEDRYQNLFQSGYMTGALDVDSSRFSHGDFSELDKGFDFYAPQTMTDEAGRRILVAWMGMTDSQEPYHPTLNYHWIHALTIPRELGLKDGVLLQRPVKELKKLRTGAFSVRSKELLAGEKWDFEGMGVESKELIIEVLKVGSFSIHLRNEAEIHYDCQKGRVTLTRRRLDDGSTERRRVDVSRVQKLHLFLDHSSLELFLNDGEHVLTARYFPRVSDDSIIFHSKENVRFSVEAYTLRSNLNVHS
- a CDS encoding LXG domain-containing protein, with product MKTLKVQSLQEGISRSKSMLDTLDGEIQSLKQSITAFSGMEEALKGKGGSAIRSFYDECHVPLLDFIVKFSSEYKSTLEKIKSELSTLEPSSDGYIHQPFLDQELEQSLDRIKQHTESLVADANSTISSISDIVSISSIQDSSFIQGVQSAKTELTETVDKLTEFDSSQSKALSTAEEDLVMMENWISDIEGLMQDGKVNVNFPTTVWKEYAELNPLTNKLNGTTPNIEELEIKDDKDKTGDVNGGASSFLLTAKKNLDQFDQLKSRGTLSFTSLRTFYAARKNGLKTYKVWDPKKGQYGYRITATPQALRKLGVEPDSRAFKELMHGVPKGGKKLSPKHQEIAKNNTVTLKYATQKKGQTGWSPVGEKVLEKNPHLKNWNNNELSAKDKFKTIGKATAKGVKDSYKDIVDIKGIAKPLQESGPVKGVLKSSLKGLAPISAGLSFYENHTNAKAEGLTGAEATKRATVDTAIDVGVSSGVQTAFTAAGTALIPIPGVGTLVGMGAGIAVNTLLNHKFGKDTDGKGKSAMDVVKGWFR